Proteins from a single region of Methanobrevibacter ruminantium:
- a CDS encoding DNA-directed RNA polymerase: MTTIEGTVRIPPYRFDEPLEDVAIETLNEEYVGQLDKNLGLMVGAVSIEEIGEGVLIMGDGAAYHNVVFNAIFFKPEQQEIVEGEVTDITEFGAFVRIGPMEGLVHVSQVTDDYINYNPKNASLLGNESKKVLTEGDRIRARIVTLSLKGKSIKESKIGLTMRQPNLGKFEWIQAEKNKAIEKANAKVEE; this comes from the coding sequence ATGACAACTATTGAGGGAACTGTAAGAATTCCACCTTACAGATTTGATGAACCTCTTGAAGATGTAGCTATTGAAACTTTAAATGAGGAATACGTCGGACAGCTCGATAAGAATTTAGGTTTAATGGTCGGTGCTGTCAGCATTGAGGAAATTGGTGAAGGAGTGCTCATTATGGGTGATGGTGCGGCTTACCATAATGTTGTATTCAATGCAATTTTCTTCAAGCCGGAACAACAGGAAATTGTTGAAGGTGAAGTGACTGACATTACTGAATTCGGTGCATTTGTAAGAATCGGTCCTATGGAAGGTCTTGTACACGTATCTCAAGTAACTGATGATTATATTAACTATAATCCTAAAAACGCATCTCTTTTAGGTAACGAATCCAAAAAGGTCTTAACTGAAGGAGATAGAATCAGAGCAAGAATAGTTACTTTAAGTCTTAAAGGAAAATCCATTAAGGAATCTAAGATTGGTCTTACCATGAGACAACCTAACTTAGGTAAATTCGAATGGATTCAAGCTGAAAAGAATAAGGCAATTGAAAAAGCAAATGCTAAGGTGGAAGAATAA
- a CDS encoding type II toxin-antitoxin system VapC family toxin, whose amino-acid sequence MGSGDKREVFIDTNFFMIPFQFNVDILEEFKRILPNYQLVTTRFVINELKGLKKNSKGKVRLAAGLGLKIAQSGEIEIRDIPLNDGESVDDALIRVSNVLATNDANLRKKAKKKGIALIILRQKKYLAVEGYLI is encoded by the coding sequence ATGGGATCTGGAGATAAAAGAGAAGTATTTATTGATACTAACTTTTTTATGATTCCTTTTCAATTCAATGTAGATATTCTAGAGGAATTCAAAAGAATTTTACCTAATTATCAATTAGTCACTACAAGATTTGTTATTAATGAGCTTAAAGGCCTTAAAAAGAATAGCAAAGGAAAAGTTAGGTTAGCTGCAGGATTAGGTTTGAAAATTGCACAATCCGGTGAAATTGAAATTAGAGACATTCCGTTAAATGATGGCGAATCTGTAGATGATGCATTGATTAGAGTGTCCAATGTATTGGCGACAAATGATGCAAATCTAAGAAAGAAAGCCAAGAAAAAAGGAATTGCATTAATCATTCTAAGGCAAAAGAAATATCTTGCAGTTGAAGGTTATCTGATTTAA
- the spt4 gene encoding transcription elongation factor subunit Spt4 — MKACTHCSLLTEKEQCPECKNPTSSNWSGLLIVTDPEESDVARELGITKAGEYALRVR; from the coding sequence TTGAAAGCTTGTACTCACTGCAGTTTATTAACTGAAAAAGAGCAATGCCCAGAATGTAAGAACCCTACCTCTTCCAACTGGAGCGGTCTTTTAATTGTAACTGATCCTGAAGAGTCTGATGTTGCTCGTGAATTAGGAATTACAAAAGCTGGCGAATACGCTTTAAGAGTAAGGTAA